Proteins found in one Acidobacteriota bacterium genomic segment:
- a CDS encoding class I SAM-dependent methyltransferase, with product MTHSDIEESAAYWDQHNLAPTDDIRYWLAVPELRQDINQRLSGDPAVLFIARFLDGLPCPAERALSIGCGTGDLERGVANLQAAREVHGVDVSTASLDEARRLADESGLSERVQYFLENASTWLGRQPSASYGLVFFHGSLHHIEDLEGVLDGAARVLNGSEPGLLYVDEYIGPSRGEWSDQNLITARELFAQIPERFRRTPEVWPPIAMEDPTEMIRSSEIPTMLEERFEIIDRQLYGGQILSPLVSALRGSTLEHPAVAPILREALELEQRDIESSHYGIFTARPR from the coding sequence ATGACCCACTCCGATATCGAAGAATCCGCAGCCTATTGGGATCAGCACAATCTTGCGCCAACTGACGACATTCGCTACTGGCTGGCCGTTCCCGAGTTGCGGCAGGACATCAATCAGCGCCTGAGTGGCGATCCGGCGGTGCTTTTCATCGCCAGGTTTCTCGACGGACTGCCTTGCCCGGCGGAAAGAGCACTCTCGATCGGCTGCGGTACCGGAGACCTCGAAAGAGGCGTGGCCAATCTGCAGGCGGCCCGAGAGGTACACGGCGTCGATGTCAGCACTGCTTCCCTGGACGAAGCGCGGAGGCTCGCCGACGAATCCGGACTGTCAGAGCGGGTCCAGTACTTCCTCGAGAACGCTTCGACTTGGCTCGGCCGCCAGCCATCGGCATCCTATGGACTGGTGTTCTTCCACGGCAGTCTCCACCACATCGAAGATCTGGAAGGAGTCCTCGACGGCGCCGCCAGGGTTCTCAACGGTAGCGAGCCAGGACTTCTCTACGTCGACGAATACATCGGACCTTCGCGAGGGGAGTGGTCCGACCAGAACCTGATCACGGCACGCGAGTTGTTTGCGCAAATCCCCGAGCGATTTCGCCGAACCCCAGAGGTTTGGCCACCGATCGCCATGGAAGATCCTACGGAGATGATCCGGTCCTCAGAAATCCCCACCATGCTCGAAGAACGTTTCGAGATCATCGATCGGCAACTCTATGGAGGACAAATTCTCTCCCCCTTGGTTTCAGCCCTGCGGGGAAGCACCCTCGAGCATCCGGCGGTGGCACCAATTCTCCGCGAAGCTCTCGAGCTCGAGCAACGGGATATCGAGAGCTCTCACTACGGAATCTTCACGGCGCGACCGCGATAA
- the carB gene encoding carbamoyl-phosphate synthase large subunit yields the protein MPRRQDLSSILVLGSGPIVIGQACEFDYSGTQACRVLRQHGYRVILINSNPATIMTDPEFADATYIEPLVPEVVEKVLEKERPDALLPTVGGQTGINLAIAVSESGVLERLGVEVLGADIAALRLGEDRLLFKQAMEEIGLEVPQSGYAGSLEEAHEIVGEVGYPVIIRPSFTLGGEGGGVAYNRDEFEDVVSAALQASPANRVLVEQSVLGWKEYELEVIRDVADNAIVVCSVENVDAMGVHTGDSITVAPQQTLSDREYQRMRDDAFRVIRRVGVATGGSNIQFAVNPENGDQVVIEMNPRVSRSSALASKATGFPIAKIAALLAVGYTLDEIENDITGKTFAAFEPSLDYTMVKIPRWAFEKFPGSEAHLGPSMKSVGEVMALGSSFPEALMKALASLELDGKQATRDRRMADPVRLRKRLSEPNWERLFAVFAALRQGWTVEEVSALSRIDPWFLREIEAIIALETELGCWNLASVPPGLLRRAKASGLSDVRIAGLLGASRTALREALDEAGIRRVFKRVDTCAAEFPATTPYLYSTLGDECESNPTDRPKVLILGSGPNRIGQGIEFDYCCVHAAFALSRIGYETIMLNCNPETVSTDYDTADRLYFEPLTLEHVLAVVEREQPEGVIVQLGGQTPLKLARGLEAAGVPIWGTSPDAIDLAEDRERFGALLAEENILQPENGAAESLEEALEVARRIGFPVMVRPSYVLGGRAMAMCYDERSLIEYMERATDVSEGHPVLLDRFLEDAAELDLDLICDGETAVVAGLLGHIEEAGIHSGDSAAVLPPHRLFDPHLDEMRDIARRLALRLGVVGLMNIQFAVYEDRVYVLEVNPRASRTVPFIAKAVGRPLVDIAVQTMAGRRLAEIDFVREPPVPGVFVKAPVFPFRRFPGFDPLLGPEMKSTGEVMGVGRTFGNAFAKAWLGAGQSLPLEGTVFLTVHDRDKQTLAPIAATFAELGFALVATAGTADFLRREGLEVETVLKVHEGRPHVVDRLINGDIALVVNTPLGSESHIDDGVIRQTALKHDVPCVTTLTGARAAAAAIRALRDDGLGVRSLQDLTASVTRAAEA from the coding sequence ATGCCACGCCGTCAAGATCTGAGCTCCATTCTCGTCCTCGGCTCTGGGCCGATCGTCATCGGCCAGGCCTGTGAGTTCGACTACTCCGGAACCCAGGCTTGCCGTGTCCTGCGCCAGCACGGCTATCGGGTGATCCTGATCAATTCGAATCCGGCCACCATCATGACGGACCCGGAGTTCGCCGACGCCACCTACATCGAGCCGCTGGTGCCGGAGGTGGTGGAAAAGGTGCTCGAAAAAGAGCGCCCCGATGCGCTGCTGCCGACGGTCGGCGGTCAGACCGGCATCAATCTCGCCATTGCGGTTTCCGAGAGCGGCGTCCTCGAGCGCCTCGGCGTCGAGGTTCTGGGGGCCGATATCGCCGCCCTGCGCCTGGGCGAGGATCGCCTGCTGTTCAAGCAGGCGATGGAGGAAATCGGTCTCGAGGTGCCGCAGAGCGGCTATGCGGGCAGTCTCGAAGAGGCCCACGAGATCGTCGGCGAGGTCGGCTATCCGGTGATCATCCGGCCGAGCTTCACCCTCGGCGGCGAGGGCGGCGGCGTGGCCTACAACCGCGACGAGTTCGAGGACGTGGTCAGCGCGGCGCTGCAGGCCAGCCCGGCGAATCGGGTGTTGGTGGAACAGTCGGTGCTGGGGTGGAAGGAGTACGAGCTCGAGGTGATTCGCGATGTCGCCGACAACGCCATCGTGGTGTGCTCGGTGGAGAACGTCGACGCGATGGGGGTGCACACCGGCGATTCGATCACCGTGGCGCCGCAGCAGACCCTTTCCGATCGCGAGTACCAGAGGATGCGCGACGACGCCTTTCGGGTGATCCGCCGGGTCGGCGTGGCCACCGGCGGGTCCAACATCCAGTTCGCCGTCAACCCGGAGAACGGTGATCAGGTGGTGATCGAGATGAATCCGCGGGTCTCCCGCAGCTCGGCCCTGGCCTCCAAGGCCACCGGCTTCCCGATCGCCAAGATCGCGGCGCTGCTGGCGGTCGGCTACACCCTCGACGAGATCGAGAACGACATCACCGGCAAGACCTTCGCCGCCTTCGAGCCCTCCCTCGACTACACGATGGTGAAGATCCCGCGCTGGGCCTTCGAGAAGTTCCCCGGTTCCGAGGCGCACCTCGGGCCGTCGATGAAGTCCGTCGGCGAGGTGATGGCCCTCGGCTCGAGCTTTCCGGAGGCCTTGATGAAGGCCCTGGCCTCCCTCGAGCTCGACGGCAAGCAGGCCACCCGCGACCGCCGGATGGCCGATCCGGTGCGCCTGCGCAAGCGTCTTTCGGAGCCCAACTGGGAGCGCCTGTTCGCGGTGTTCGCCGCCCTGCGTCAGGGCTGGACCGTCGAAGAGGTCTCTGCCCTGTCGCGCATCGACCCCTGGTTCTTGCGCGAGATCGAGGCCATCATCGCTCTCGAGACGGAGCTCGGCTGCTGGAATCTCGCCTCGGTGCCTCCGGGTCTGTTGCGCCGGGCCAAGGCCTCCGGCCTTTCCGATGTGCGTATCGCCGGCCTCCTGGGCGCTTCCCGAACGGCGCTGCGCGAGGCCCTCGACGAAGCCGGCATCCGGCGCGTCTTCAAGCGGGTGGACACCTGCGCCGCCGAGTTCCCGGCCACCACCCCCTACCTCTACTCGACCCTCGGCGACGAGTGCGAGAGCAACCCGACGGACCGGCCGAAGGTGCTGATTCTCGGTTCCGGGCCCAACCGCATCGGTCAGGGCATCGAGTTCGACTACTGCTGCGTCCACGCCGCCTTCGCCCTGTCGCGTATCGGCTACGAAACCATCATGCTCAACTGCAACCCGGAGACCGTGTCGACGGACTACGACACCGCCGATCGGCTGTACTTCGAGCCCTTGACCCTCGAGCATGTGCTGGCGGTGGTCGAGCGCGAGCAGCCCGAGGGGGTGATCGTGCAGCTCGGCGGCCAGACGCCCTTGAAGCTCGCCCGTGGCCTCGAAGCTGCCGGGGTGCCCATCTGGGGCACCTCGCCGGACGCCATCGATCTCGCCGAGGACCGTGAGCGCTTCGGTGCCCTGCTCGCCGAGGAGAACATCCTGCAGCCCGAGAACGGCGCCGCCGAGTCCCTCGAAGAGGCCCTCGAGGTGGCGCGGCGCATCGGCTTTCCGGTGATGGTGCGGCCGAGCTACGTGCTCGGCGGTCGGGCGATGGCGATGTGCTACGACGAGCGTTCGCTGATCGAGTACATGGAGCGCGCCACCGACGTTTCCGAAGGGCACCCGGTGCTCCTCGACCGCTTCCTCGAAGATGCCGCCGAGCTCGACCTGGATCTGATCTGCGATGGCGAGACGGCGGTCGTGGCCGGCCTCCTCGGCCATATCGAGGAAGCCGGCATCCACTCCGGGGATTCGGCGGCGGTGTTGCCGCCGCACCGCCTCTTCGATCCCCACCTCGACGAGATGCGCGACATCGCCCGGCGCCTCGCGCTGCGCCTCGGGGTGGTCGGCCTGATGAACATCCAGTTCGCCGTTTACGAAGACCGCGTCTACGTGCTCGAGGTCAACCCCCGCGCTTCCCGCACCGTGCCGTTCATCGCCAAGGCCGTGGGCCGGCCGTTGGTCGACATCGCCGTGCAGACGATGGCCGGCCGGCGCCTCGCCGAGATCGACTTCGTCCGTGAGCCGCCGGTGCCCGGGGTGTTCGTCAAGGCTCCGGTGTTCCCCTTTCGGCGCTTCCCGGGGTTCGACCCTCTGCTCGGCCCGGAGATGAAGTCCACCGGTGAGGTGATGGGGGTCGGTCGCACCTTCGGCAACGCCTTCGCCAAGGCCTGGTTGGGGGCCGGCCAGAGCCTGCCCCTCGAGGGCACCGTCTTCCTCACCGTGCACGATCGCGACAAGCAGACCCTGGCGCCGATCGCGGCGACCTTCGCGGAGCTCGGCTTCGCCCTCGTCGCCACCGCCGGCACCGCCGACTTTCTGCGTCGGGAGGGGCTCGAGGTGGAGACCGTTCTCAAGGTCCACGAGGGTCGCCCCCACGTCGTCGATCGCCTGATCAACGGCGACATCGCCCTGGTGGTCAACACGCCCCTCGGCTCCGAGTCTCACATCGATGACGGGGTGATTCGTCAGACCGCCTTGAAGCACGACGTGCCCTGTGTCACCACCCTGACCGGCGCCCGCGCCGCCGCCGCCGCCATCCGCGCCCTGCGCGACGACGGTCTGGGGGTGCGCTCGCTGCAGGACCTCACGGCGTCCGTCACGCGGGCAGCGGAAGCCTGA
- a CDS encoding gamma-glutamylcyclotransferase family protein — MRPSRLFVYGTLAPGRRNQHQLTALGGDWQPAEVRGTLHAAGWGATYGYPALILDPAGDPVSGFVLTSDKLADHWERLDAFEGEAYERVATRVRLDDGQTVEAFVYVLRPS; from the coding sequence ATGAGGCCATCTCGGCTCTTCGTCTACGGCACCTTGGCGCCGGGCCGGCGCAACCAGCATCAGCTGACCGCCCTCGGCGGCGATTGGCAGCCGGCGGAGGTGCGCGGAACCCTCCATGCCGCCGGCTGGGGAGCGACCTACGGCTATCCCGCTCTGATCCTCGACCCGGCCGGCGATCCGGTGTCCGGGTTCGTGCTGACTTCGGATAAGCTCGCCGACCACTGGGAGAGGCTGGACGCCTTCGAAGGGGAGGCTTACGAGCGCGTCGCGACCCGCGTGCGGCTCGACGACGGCCAGACCGTCGAGGCCTTCGTGTACGTTCTGCGCCCTTCTTGA
- a CDS encoding serine hydrolase domain-containing protein has translation MTNSSTRLTKTLAAIEGGIADQLHLGAQLYVSLGGQAVADLAIGTDREGQPLTSEHLTLWLSASKPITAVAIGQLWERGRLELDDPVARHLPAFAAHGKETITIRHLLTHTGGIRMLEVGWPHATWEEIVDKICNRRPEPRWIPGEKAGYHLTSSWFVLGELVHRLDGRPFSTYVRQEIFEPLRMADSWIGMPEESYRGYGDRIARSYNTADGEGAPFRRPREHSWHGIERVTRPSPGGNGRGPIRELGRFYEALAAGGSLGGGRILQSPTVEALTARHRVGLFDHTFKHVLDWGLGFIPDSKQYGEDTVPYSYGRRCSRRTFGHSGYRSSTGFADPTHGLVVALVFNGTPDDAGHDRRQRAVVEAIYEDLELSSDASTAAG, from the coding sequence GTGACCAACAGCTCAACCCGCCTCACCAAGACCCTCGCCGCCATCGAGGGCGGCATCGCAGACCAGCTCCACCTCGGAGCCCAGCTCTACGTCTCCCTGGGAGGACAAGCCGTCGCCGATCTCGCCATCGGGACCGATCGCGAGGGCCAACCCTTGACCTCGGAGCACCTGACCCTCTGGCTGTCGGCCAGCAAGCCGATCACCGCCGTCGCCATCGGCCAGCTTTGGGAGCGCGGACGCCTCGAGCTCGACGATCCGGTGGCCCGCCATCTGCCGGCCTTCGCCGCCCATGGCAAGGAGACGATTACGATTCGTCATCTCCTCACCCACACCGGCGGTATCCGTATGCTCGAGGTCGGCTGGCCCCACGCCACCTGGGAAGAGATCGTCGACAAGATCTGCAACCGTCGACCGGAGCCCCGCTGGATTCCGGGCGAAAAGGCCGGATACCACCTGACGTCGAGCTGGTTCGTGCTCGGCGAGCTGGTGCATCGTCTCGATGGCCGTCCCTTCTCCACCTACGTGCGCCAGGAAATCTTCGAGCCCTTGCGGATGGCCGATTCCTGGATCGGCATGCCGGAGGAGTCCTACCGCGGCTACGGCGATCGTATCGCTCGCTCCTACAACACTGCCGATGGCGAGGGCGCCCCGTTTCGGCGGCCGCGGGAGCATTCCTGGCACGGCATCGAGAGGGTGACACGGCCCTCCCCCGGCGGCAACGGCAGGGGACCGATCCGGGAGCTCGGGCGCTTCTACGAAGCCCTCGCCGCCGGCGGCAGTCTCGGTGGCGGCAGAATCCTGCAGAGCCCGACCGTCGAGGCACTCACCGCGCGCCACCGGGTGGGTCTCTTCGACCATACCTTCAAGCACGTTCTCGACTGGGGGCTGGGCTTCATCCCGGACTCCAAGCAGTACGGCGAAGACACCGTGCCCTACAGCTATGGCCGCCGCTGCTCGCGCCGTACTTTCGGCCACAGCGGCTACCGATCGTCGACGGGCTTCGCCGATCCCACCCACGGGCTGGTCGTCGCCCTGGTGTTCAACGGCACTCCCGACGATGCCGGTCACGACCGCCGCCAGCGGGCGGTGGTGGAGGCGATCTACGAAGACTTGGAGCTGAGCAGCGACGCGTCGACGGCCGCTGGCTGA
- a CDS encoding MiaB/RimO family radical SAM methylthiotransferase → MRVHFTNLGCKLNQAELERLARRFHAAGHQVVGRLEEADLHVVNSCTVTHRAARDSRKVARRGGRLEGDIKTVVTGCYVSDPELAAAAHEGIDLVVPNSHKEELLERVEARFPELSAAGVAKGGGLPLDALGQPEQALAFGNTRALVKAEDGCNMKCSFCIIPFTRGRQRSRSVAEVVAEVAELVAGGAVEVVVTGVQISAYRAGQARLYDLARAILDDTDLPRLRLTSIAPWQLDPRIIDLWRDPRLCRHTHMSLQSGCDATLRRMRRPYSGERYREVVDSVRREISGMAVTTDVIVGFPGESDDEFAAGLDFVRSMDFAKIHVFPYSTREGTLAAELPDAVPHEVKRRRMEAMLEVAADSERRFQESRVGETLPVLWERCREGRWSGVSDNYLKVFAPDDGRDFLNRLTATPVVATTGGGVVGDLAASRDLLDAGRRLALTPLAAQPAAVDASLLSSKSS, encoded by the coding sequence ATGCGCGTCCACTTCACCAATCTCGGCTGCAAGCTCAACCAGGCGGAGCTCGAACGCCTGGCGCGGCGCTTTCACGCCGCCGGGCACCAGGTCGTCGGGCGCCTCGAAGAGGCCGACCTCCACGTCGTCAACAGTTGCACCGTGACCCATCGGGCGGCGCGCGATTCGCGCAAGGTGGCGCGACGGGGAGGGCGCCTCGAAGGCGACATCAAGACGGTGGTCACGGGTTGCTATGTCAGCGATCCGGAGCTCGCCGCGGCGGCCCATGAAGGCATCGATCTGGTGGTGCCGAACAGCCACAAGGAAGAGCTTCTCGAGCGGGTCGAGGCGCGCTTCCCGGAGCTGTCCGCGGCGGGAGTGGCGAAGGGTGGCGGGCTGCCTCTCGACGCCCTCGGCCAGCCGGAGCAGGCCCTCGCCTTCGGCAACACCCGGGCTTTGGTCAAGGCTGAAGACGGCTGCAACATGAAGTGCTCCTTCTGCATCATTCCTTTCACCCGCGGTCGCCAGCGCAGCCGGTCGGTGGCGGAGGTGGTGGCGGAGGTCGCCGAGCTGGTGGCCGGCGGTGCCGTCGAGGTGGTGGTGACGGGGGTGCAGATCTCCGCCTATCGGGCGGGTCAGGCTCGCCTCTACGATCTCGCCCGGGCGATTCTCGACGACACCGACCTGCCACGCCTGCGATTGACCTCGATCGCTCCCTGGCAGCTCGATCCCCGGATCATCGACCTGTGGCGTGATCCGCGCCTGTGCCGGCACACCCACATGTCGCTGCAGAGCGGTTGTGACGCCACCTTGCGACGCATGCGCCGTCCCTACAGCGGCGAGCGCTATCGCGAGGTGGTCGACTCGGTGCGACGGGAGATCTCCGGCATGGCGGTGACCACCGATGTCATCGTCGGCTTTCCCGGCGAGAGCGACGACGAGTTTGCCGCCGGCCTCGACTTCGTGCGCTCGATGGACTTCGCCAAGATTCACGTCTTTCCTTACTCGACGCGCGAGGGCACGCTGGCGGCGGAGCTGCCGGATGCGGTGCCTCACGAGGTCAAGCGCCGCCGCATGGAGGCGATGCTGGAAGTGGCGGCCGACAGCGAGCGGCGCTTCCAGGAAAGTCGAGTCGGCGAAACCCTGCCGGTCCTTTGGGAGCGTTGCCGCGAGGGGCGCTGGTCGGGGGTGAGTGACAATTACTTGAAGGTCTTCGCGCCGGACGACGGTCGCGACTTCCTCAATCGCCTGACGGCGACCCCCGTCGTGGCAACCACCGGAGGAGGTGTGGTCGGAGACCTGGCGGCGTCGCGGGACCTTCTGGATGCCGGACGCCGGCTGGCGCTGACGCCGCTGGCGGCTCAGCCAGCGGCCGTCGACGCGTCGCTGCTCAGCTCCAAGTCTTCGTAG